GGGATGGCCGGATCCTGGAAATAGGGGCGCGTGAAGGGGCAGAACCAGGCGTCGATGGGGCGTCCCAGGAGCTTTTTCGGGGGCCTGGCCAGCCACTGCTTGCGGGCCGGGAGCACCTTGAGGTTGGGGGCCTCCAGGGCGCGCAGCTCGTCCAGGGCGGCGGGGTTGGCCACCAAGACAAAGGTGCGCTCCGGGGCCATGGCGGCCATGGTCTCCAGGAGCACCAGGGTGAAGACCTTGGCCCCGCCGTTGGCCCCGCCGGGCAAGAGCGGCCAGAGGTCCACGGCGACCAGGGGGGATTCTCCCGGCCTGCGCCCGGCGCAGAGGGCGGGGAACGTCCGGCCCAGGCCCTTCAAGCCCATGTCCCACCAGCGCCAGAGCTTGGGGACGTTCAGGAGCAGGCGTTCGAAAAACGCCGGAAGCGGGGCCTCGGCCCGGAAGCCCGTGGAGAGGTCCCGAATGACGGCCTTGAAGTCTTCGTTCATGCGCTCTCGCAGTGGGGGTTGGGGTCCTGGTCCCGGGGCGGCAGGAAGGCCGTGCTGGCGTTTCCGGGAAGATTGGCCGCTCCGTGGTGGGTGAGCTGAACGGGCGCGGTGTCGGTGGTGCGGAAGACCACCGAGAAGCTGCCCGCGTTGGAGAGCGCGGAGAGCACGGCGTTGCGCGAATCCAGCTCCGGGTGGGTCATTTCGGCGCGGCGGGCGAAGTCCTCGCGGGTCATGGCGGTGAGGCCCACGCCGAAGGCGTATTCACCGATGCCCAGGTCCAGCTTCACCTCATAGATGAAGCGCAGGCGACTCCCGGCCGGAACGCTCTCGGGGACGCGGCAGTCGTACTGCAGGGTGTTCTTGCCGAAGACGATGACGCCCTGCTCGCTGACGATCTCCACCCCCGCCACGGGCACTTCCAGGGGCTCGCGGACGTGGTATTCCACGCAGAAGCGGGCGGTGGCCCCCTGCTCGAAGGCGCGGCAGGGCCGGCCGGAGCAGTCGGTGAGGGCCACGGCCTCGCAGACGGCGAAGCCGGATTCGGCGCGCCCGGCGGCGGAGAGGTCCAGGAAGGCCTCGGGGGCGGGCCAGGGGGCGTCCTCTCCGAAGGGTTCGGGGGCGGGCAGTTCCGCGTCCAGCCCGGAAGGCGCGGGGCATGCGGAGCCCGGCCCCAGCATGTAGATCTTCACGGCGTCCATGGCCGGACCAAGGAACTTGACGCCCCCGCGCTCCAGGTAGAGGGCGCGCGAGCAGAACTGGGCCACGTCGTTCATGGCGTGGGAGACCAGCACCACGGCCACACCCTTGTCCATGAGCTGGCGCAGGCGGGCGTAGCAGCGCTGGCGGAAGAACACGTCGCCCACGGCCAGGGCCTCGTCCACGATGAGCAGCTCGGGCTCCAGGCAGATGGTCACGGCGAAGGCCAGGCGCAGGAACATGCCCGAGGAGTAGGTGCGCACGGGCTGGTCGATGTGCGCGCCGATGTCGGCGAAGGCCAGGATGTCGTCCAGGCGCTCCTGGGCCACGCGCCGGGGCACGCCCAAGACGGCTGCGTTCACGAACACGTTCTGGCGTCCGGTGAAGTCGGGCTTGAAGCCGCTGCCCAGCTCCAGGAGGGCGGCCACGCGCCCGGGGGTCTCCACGCGGCCCAGGGTGGGTTGGAGCACCCCGGCCATCACCTGGAGGAGCGTGGACTTGCCCGCCCCGTTGCGCCCGATGATGCCGAAGGCCTCGCCGGGGGCGATGTCGAAGCTTACGTCCCGGAGCGCCCAGTGTTCCTTGTAGAAGCGCCGCCCGCCCACGGCCAGGAGCTGGCGCAGACGGTCGCGCGGGCTCTGGTAGAGGTGGTAGACCTTGCCCACGCCCTCCACGCTCACGAGGGGGCTAGAGGACATCGGCGAACACCTTCTTGAGCTGCATGAACCACGCGAACCCCGCCAGCAGGAAGGTCAGGGCGAAGAGCGTGCACAGGCCGAGCGCCGTCCAGTCCGGGGTCTGGCCCCAGAGGAGCGTGCGCCGGAAGTGCTCGATGATCGGATGCAGCGGGTTGAGCGACAGGAGGAAGCGGTAGCGCTCGGGCACGGCCGTGAGCGGGTAGACGATGGGCGTCAGGAAGAAATAAAGCTGCATGAAGGCCCCCACCGCGTGCCCGGCGTCCTTGGCGGCCACGCCTACGGGCGCCAGCCACAGCCCCAGGCCCGAGGCGAAGAGCGCCAGCGGCACGTAGCCCAACGGGGCCAGCAGCGCCGTGGCGGGCAGCCCCTCCCCGGTGAAGGCCCGGGCCAGGCACACCAGCCCAAGAGCCACCAGCGATTGCAGGCACAAAGCCAGCACCACGCTGACGGGCAGCACCTCCAGGGGGAAGACCACTTTTTTGACGAAGTTCACGTTCTCGCTCATCACCGTGGCCCCGCGCGCGGCGGCCCCGGCCACAACCTCGAAGCAGGCCAGGCCGGTAAGGAGCGCCAGGGCGAACTCCATCACCCCGCCCTGTCCGGCCCCGCTCCAGGTGGCCTTGAGCACCACCGAGAAGACGAAGGTGTAAACGGCCAGGCTGGTCAGGGGCGTCACCAGACTCCAGAGCATGCCGAGCACGGTGCCCTGGTAACGCCCGGAAAACTCCAGGCGGGTGAATTCGCGCAGGATTTCGCCATGGCGCGCGAAATGGCGGGCCACCCCCAGGGGGGAGGCCAGACGCGCGGTCTGTCGCAGAGTGGAGGCGAGCCCCAGGGGCGGCTGGGCCAGGATGATCTTTCGCATGAACAGGCTTGCCTATTCCAGAAATTTGGCGCATGTCAACGCGCCGGAGACCCCGGCATGCCCAAGGTCCTGCGCGTCGGCATCGACGCAAGCCCCTTAAGCTACCCCTACCGCACCGGCATCGGCCGCTACCTGGAGAGCATTCTGCCCCATGTGGTGGAGTCCGCCGGGGACAGGGCCCGCTTCACGCTCTTCGCGGGCAAGCCCCTGGTGAACCCCGTGGCCCTGGACCTGGTGGAACGAGGCCTGGCGCGGGCGCGCACCGTGAACACCCCCTCGCTCTACGCCTGGCAGCAGACCGGCATGCTGGTCCAGCGCCTTTTCACGCGCCTGGACGTGTTTTTCTCGCCCGACGGGCTCTTTCCGCCCTTCCTGCCCGGCAAGGCCGTGGGCATGTACCACGACGTGCTCTGGGAGGCCCACCCCGAAACGCTGGCCTGGCACATCCGCTCGGTGTTCCGCCTGCGCCACAAGGCCGGGCTCAAGCGCGCGGACCGTGCCCTCACGTGCAGCCAGGCCTCGCGCGGGGAGATGCTGAGGGTGTTCGGCAAGGTGGCCCAGAAACTGGAAATCCTGCCCACCCACGGCGTGGACATGGTGCACTTCCGCCCCCCCGGCGAGGACGAGGCCCACCTGGCCCGCGATTTCCGCGAGCGCCACGGCCTCACCGAACCGTTCCTGCTCACGGCGGGCAACCTTCAGCCCCACAAGAACCTCTCCGTGGTGCCCCTCGCGCTGGACATCCTGCGCCGCGCCGGACGCGAGATCCCCATGCTGGCGGTGGCCGGATTCGGCGACCGGGAGGCCCTGCTGGCCACCCTGCCCGAGGGCTTCCCCAAGGAGCGCGTGCGCTGCCTGGGCTACCTCTCCGAGGCCGACCTCTGCCAGGCCTACCGCCTGGCGCTGGCCTACGTGTTCCCCTCGCTCTACGAGGGGTTCGGGTTTCCCGTGGTGGAGGCCCAGGCCAGCGGCGCGCCCGTGGTCTACGCCGACGCCGCGAGCCTGCCCGAGGTGGCGGGCGACGCCGGGCTGGCCTTCGACCCCGCCTCCCCGGAAGACCTGGCCGCCCGCCTCGCCCAGGTGCTTGACGACCCGGACCTGCGCAAACGCATGGTGGCCAAGGGCTTCGTCCAGTCCTCCCGCTACCGCTGGGACCGCGCCGGGGAAACCCTCTGGCGCGTGCTGCGCGAAACCGCCGGAGCGTAAGCCGTGGCCGCGCTGCCCACGTTCACCATCGTCACGCCCTCCTTCAACCAGGGGCGCTACCTGCGGCGCAACCTGGAGAGCGTGGCCGGCCAGCAGGGCGTTTCCGTGGAGCACATCCTCCTGGACGGCGGCTCCACCGACGACACCCTGGACGTGATCGCACGCCACGGCGGCCACCTGGCCCACTGGCGCAGCGCCCCGGACGGCGGGCAGACGGCATCGCTCATCGAGGGATTTTCGCGGGCCAGGGGCCAGGTCTGGGGCTGGCTCAACTCCGACGACTACCTCTGGGACGAGCGCGCCCTGCTCCACGTGGCCGAAGCCTTCGCGGCAAGGCCCGAGGCGGCCATGGTCAGCGGAGACACCGTGCTCGTCACCGAGGACGAACGGCCCGCCATGCTGGACATGGTGCCCGGCCCCTCGGCCCGCAAGATGCGCTACACCATGTGCGTGCCGCAGCAGTCCACGTTCTGGCGCGCCGAGGCCTACCGCGCCGTGGGCGGCATCGACCCCGCCTTCCGCTACTGCATGGATTTCGACCTCTTCCAGCGCATGAGCCAGGGGCGGGCCATGGCGCGCGTGCCGCGCTTCGTGGCGGCCTTCCGGCTTCAGCCCGCCTCCAAGACAGCCACCTGGGGCGACGTGTACCGCCGCGAGGTGGCCCTGTGCCAGTCCCGCTACGGCAGGGGGGCGCTCCACTGGCTGGCCGTGAAGGCCGTGACCATGGAACTGCGCCTTGGCTCGGCCGCGGCCGAACTGGCGGCCCTGGCCTCGGGGCGCAAGCTCCCCTGCCTGGCCAACTGCCGCTGGGAGCCGTGCCGCGCCTTCGCCAGGAAACGCCACGGGCTTTCGTTCTGAGACGCCTTCCCACCGGCGCGATGCAAGACTCTCTCTTTCCCAGACTCCTGCGCCACCTGCGTCTGAAGCCGGACACCCCGGCCGCCGCCGAAGCCCTGCCCCTCTGGGACGAGGCCCTTGCGCTGGCCCGCCCGACAACCTGGCGCGAGCAACTGCCCATCGGGGACTTCCTCCGGGAATTCGCGCCCCACGCGGCCCAAAGCCGCGACCTGGCACGCACCCTGGTGGGCTGTACGAGCGTTGTTCTGCTCGCCGCCACCCTGGGCGAGGGCGTGGAGCGACGCGCCGGGGAGCGCTTCGCCTCGGGCAGGCCCTTCGCGGGCTACGTGCTGGACAGGATGGGCAGCTTCCTTGTGGAGCAGGCCATGAAGGAGCTGCACGCCGGGGTGCGCTCCGGCCAGGCCACGCGCGGGGGCCGGGCCACACGCCGCTACAGCCCCGGCTACGGCGACTTCCCCCTGGAGGCCCAGGCCCACTTTCTGCGCCTGGCGGGCCCTGCCCTGCAGGGCCTCGGCCTCACGGCCGGGTTCGCCCTGGTCCCGGCCAAGACCGTCACCGCCGTGTGCGGCCTCGCGGACTGATCCCGCGGAGTCCGCCCCATGGTCTCGCGGCGGCGGGAGTCGCCTCCGGGCGCGCCCTCGCGGGCTGAGCGCCGGGAGCGCGCCAGGGCGCTGCCCGCCGCCGACGCCCCCCCGCCTCGTGCGGCATCACGGGCCCTGCCCCTTCCCCTGGGGCCTCCGGGCGGCTATACCTCCTCCATGCGCATCGCCGTCAGCTGCCGCAGCCTCGAATACCCCTCCGGGGGGGTGCGGGAATACCTCGTGAGCCTTTTGGACGCCCTCCTGGAACTGGACCGGCGCAACACCTACGTGCTCTTCCATTCCGACGCCCGCTTCCTGGGCCGCTTCCCGGGGGCCGAGGAGGTCTCGCTGGGCTGCTCCAACCGCCTCGTCTTCGACTGGTTCCGCCTGCCTCCCGCGCTCAAGCGCCACGGCATCGACCTGGCCTTCTTCCCCTCCTCCAACATGCCCCCCGGCGTGCCCTGCAAGGCCGTGGCCGCCATGATGGACCTGGGCTACTTCCACGGCGAATACCGCATGTACCGTCTGGCCGACACGCTCTACATGCGCGTGGCCATGGCCCGCACCGCCCGGCGCGCCGAGCGCCTGCTGGCCATCTCCGGGCACACCAGGCGCGAGCTGGAAGACATCCTGGGCGTGCCCGGCCACAAGGTGAGCGTGACCCACCTGGCCGCCGACCCCCTCTACCACCGCCCCGTCCCCCCCGAGGCCGTGGCGGAACTCAAGTCCCGCCTGGGCCTGACGCGTCCCTTCTTCCTTTACACGGGCAACATCTCGCCGCGCAAAAACCTCAAGGGGCTTCTGGAGGCCTTCGCGGACGTGAAGGACCGCGCGGACGCCGATCTGGTGGTCACGGGCGGCTCGGGCTGGAGCCAGGATTTCGAGCGGTGGGTCGCCGCCCTTGGCCTGGAGGGCCGCGTGCGCCGCCTGGGCCACGTGGAGCGCGCGGACATGCCCGCGCTCTACGCCGCCGCTCTGGCCTTCGTCTTTCCCTCGCTCTACGAGGGCTTCGGCCTGCCCGTGCTGGAGGCCCAGGCCGTGGGGACCCCCGTGGTCTGCTCCACGGCGGCCAGCCTGCCCGAGGTGGCGGGCCAAAGCGCCCTCATGGCCGACCCGGCCGACCGCCGGGCCATGGCCCAGGCCCTGGCGGACGTGGCCGCCGACCCGGCCCTGCGCGCCCGCCTGAGCGAGGCGGGCCGCGCCAACGCCGCGCGCTTCTCCTGGCGCGAGACGGCCCGACAGACCCTGGAGGTCTTCGAGGAGGCGCTCAGGGCCTGAACCTGCGTCCCGGCCCGGGAGACGCAGCGCGCCCAGACCGCCCGGGGCCAGATCGAAAGCCTATTTCCCCTACGGGCCCGAGGGGTTGCGCTCGCCATCGGAATATGCAACCCTTCCGGGACGTTTCGCTCATGCGTAGCATCCCGCATGCGACGCGCCTCTGAAACCGCATCCTTCCAAGCAACGGAGCCTCATCCGATGGATTTGTCGTTCCTGAACGAAATCGTGCTCATTCTCGCAATGAGCGTGGGCGTCATGTTCGCCTGCCACAAGATCGGCCTGCCCCCGGTGGTGGGCTTCCTTGTCGCGGGCGTGCTCTGCGGTCCGGGCGGGTTCGCCCTGGTCAAGAACGTGCATCAGGTGGAGATGATCGCGGAGATGGGCGTCGTGCTGCTCCTGTTCTCCATCGGCATGGAGCTTTCGGCCTCGGAGCTGGTGCGCCTGAAACGTCCGGTCTTCCTGGGCGGGCTCGTGCAAATCGGGCTGACCATCGCCCTCTTCGAGGCCCTTTCCGTGGCGGGCGGCTTCGAATCCAGCCAGGGCCTCTTCTTCGGGTTCCTGGCCGCGCTCTCCTCCACGGCCATCGTGCTCAAGGAGCTGCAGCGCCGCGCCGAGCTGGAGAGCCCCCACGGCCGCATGAGCCTGGCCATCCTCATCTTCCAGGACCTGGCCATCGTGCCGCTCATGCTTCTCACGCCCTTCCTGGGCGGCAAGGGGGGCGACCTGGCCAGTTCCCTGGGCATCATGGCCCTCAAGGGCGTCGGCGTGGTGGGCGTGGTGCTCGTGCTGGCCCGCTACGTGGTGCCGCGCTTCTTCCTCTCGGTGGCCAAGGTGCGCAGCCGCGAGCTGTTCCTGATGGCCACCATCGTGTTCTGCCTCTCCGTGGCCCTGCTCACGGCCAGCGTGGG
This sequence is a window from Fundidesulfovibrio magnetotacticus. Protein-coding genes within it:
- a CDS encoding ABC transporter ATP-binding protein; translation: MSSSPLVSVEGVGKVYHLYQSPRDRLRQLLAVGGRRFYKEHWALRDVSFDIAPGEAFGIIGRNGAGKSTLLQVMAGVLQPTLGRVETPGRVAALLELGSGFKPDFTGRQNVFVNAAVLGVPRRVAQERLDDILAFADIGAHIDQPVRTYSSGMFLRLAFAVTICLEPELLIVDEALAVGDVFFRQRCYARLRQLMDKGVAVVLVSHAMNDVAQFCSRALYLERGGVKFLGPAMDAVKIYMLGPGSACPAPSGLDAELPAPEPFGEDAPWPAPEAFLDLSAAGRAESGFAVCEAVALTDCSGRPCRAFEQGATARFCVEYHVREPLEVPVAGVEIVSEQGVIVFGKNTLQYDCRVPESVPAGSRLRFIYEVKLDLGIGEYAFGVGLTAMTREDFARRAEMTHPELDSRNAVLSALSNAGSFSVVFRTTDTAPVQLTHHGAANLPGNASTAFLPPRDQDPNPHCESA
- a CDS encoding ABC transporter permease, whose translation is MRKIILAQPPLGLASTLRQTARLASPLGVARHFARHGEILREFTRLEFSGRYQGTVLGMLWSLVTPLTSLAVYTFVFSVVLKATWSGAGQGGVMEFALALLTGLACFEVVAGAAARGATVMSENVNFVKKVVFPLEVLPVSVVLALCLQSLVALGLVCLARAFTGEGLPATALLAPLGYVPLALFASGLGLWLAPVGVAAKDAGHAVGAFMQLYFFLTPIVYPLTAVPERYRFLLSLNPLHPIIEHFRRTLLWGQTPDWTALGLCTLFALTFLLAGFAWFMQLKKVFADVL
- a CDS encoding glycosyltransferase family 4 protein; protein product: MPKVLRVGIDASPLSYPYRTGIGRYLESILPHVVESAGDRARFTLFAGKPLVNPVALDLVERGLARARTVNTPSLYAWQQTGMLVQRLFTRLDVFFSPDGLFPPFLPGKAVGMYHDVLWEAHPETLAWHIRSVFRLRHKAGLKRADRALTCSQASRGEMLRVFGKVAQKLEILPTHGVDMVHFRPPGEDEAHLARDFRERHGLTEPFLLTAGNLQPHKNLSVVPLALDILRRAGREIPMLAVAGFGDREALLATLPEGFPKERVRCLGYLSEADLCQAYRLALAYVFPSLYEGFGFPVVEAQASGAPVVYADAASLPEVAGDAGLAFDPASPEDLAARLAQVLDDPDLRKRMVAKGFVQSSRYRWDRAGETLWRVLRETAGA
- a CDS encoding glycosyltransferase family 2 protein; protein product: MAALPTFTIVTPSFNQGRYLRRNLESVAGQQGVSVEHILLDGGSTDDTLDVIARHGGHLAHWRSAPDGGQTASLIEGFSRARGQVWGWLNSDDYLWDERALLHVAEAFAARPEAAMVSGDTVLVTEDERPAMLDMVPGPSARKMRYTMCVPQQSTFWRAEAYRAVGGIDPAFRYCMDFDLFQRMSQGRAMARVPRFVAAFRLQPASKTATWGDVYRREVALCQSRYGRGALHWLAVKAVTMELRLGSAAAELAALASGRKLPCLANCRWEPCRAFARKRHGLSF
- a CDS encoding glycosyltransferase family 4 protein is translated as MRIAVSCRSLEYPSGGVREYLVSLLDALLELDRRNTYVLFHSDARFLGRFPGAEEVSLGCSNRLVFDWFRLPPALKRHGIDLAFFPSSNMPPGVPCKAVAAMMDLGYFHGEYRMYRLADTLYMRVAMARTARRAERLLAISGHTRRELEDILGVPGHKVSVTHLAADPLYHRPVPPEAVAELKSRLGLTRPFFLYTGNISPRKNLKGLLEAFADVKDRADADLVVTGGSGWSQDFERWVAALGLEGRVRRLGHVERADMPALYAAALAFVFPSLYEGFGLPVLEAQAVGTPVVCSTAASLPEVAGQSALMADPADRRAMAQALADVAADPALRARLSEAGRANAARFSWRETARQTLEVFEEALRA